Part of the Sulfuricella denitrificans skB26 genome is shown below.
GATATACCGTCTGCGTCAGAGCCATTTTGTCGACACCACAACCCATGGTGGCGTTGCCTTGCGGATCAAGGTCGATCAGCAACACACGACGTTTGGTTGCCGCCAAGCTGGCCGCAAGATTGACCGTGGTGGTGGTCTTCCCCACACCTCCTTTTTGATTTGTAATTGCGAGTACTTTTGCCATCACTCCACCCTAACCCATTGCTTCCATTTTTATCGGTCGCAGCAAAACCAGATGCCGTTCGGCATCCAGGCTCGGCACCTTGAGCGGCTCTACTCCCTGCAATACAACGGTAGCCGGCAATCGGGTCAACTCCTCATAGGGATAAACCCCCTTCATTGCCAGCATCAGCCCCGTATTACTACATAAATGCAACGCCAAGCCGACGAACTCGGCCAAATCAGAAAATGCCCGAGAAATCACTACATCGTATTTTTCTTCCGGCCGCCATGCCTCTACCCTTTCGCAGACTACTGTCGTGTTCTTCAAGCCCAACTCCAGACAGGCTTGCCGGAGAAAACTGGTTTTTTTATGGTTGCTGTCCAGCAGGGTAACCTCAAGCGACGGATTCGCCAGTGCCAAGGGGATTCCCGGCAGACCGGGCCCGGTTCCGACATCAATGATTCGGCACCCGTCGATATGCGGTAAAACCGCCAGGCTATCGAGCAAATGCTGGGTTACCATTTTTTGCGGATCACGCACGGCAGTCAGGTTATAAACCTGGTTCCATTTCTGTATGAGCTCAACATAGCTCAGCAATCTTGATTGCGTTGCCGGGTCTAAATCCAGGCCCATTTCCTCCAGACCACAGACTAATTTTTCTTCCGGGCTCATGCGCTTTTCTTCTCGTCACTAATCTTCTGACTACGCTTCAAGTACACCAGCAGTACAGAAATCGCCGCTGGCGTCACCCCGGAGATTCGCCCGGCTTGTCCCAGTGTTTCAGGCTTGTGCTGGTTAAGCTTCTGCTGCACCTCGATGGAGAGTCCATGCACCTCGCGGTAATCCAAACTCAGCGGCAAGACCATGGCTTCATAATGCTGATGACGGGCCACCTCCTCCTGCTGACGCGCGATGTAACCCTGGTACTTGGCTTGGATCTCAATTTGTTCGGCCACCTTTGAGTCTCCAACCCCCACACCGGCGCCCGTCAGCGTCATCAAGTCACTGTAGCTGACATCAGGCCGGCGCAGTAAATCCAATAACGAATACTCCCGCTCGATCCCCTTTCCCAGCACCCTTTCCGCATCTTCCTGGGGCAGCAACTTCGGATTAACCCATACACTTTTCAGTCGTTCCTGTTCGCGCGCGATAGCCTCACGCTTTTCCACGAAACACCGCCACCTCGCATCATCAACCACGCCGAGCAACCGCCCCGCTTCCGTCAATCGCAGATCAGCATTATCCTCGCGCAACATCAACCGGTATTCGGCGCGACTGGTAAACATGCGGTAAGGCTCAACCACGCCACGGGTGATCAGGTCATCCACCATCACCCCGAGATAGGCCTGATCCCGGCCGGGATACCAAGCTTCTTTTCCCTGTGCCGACAACCCAGCATTAATACCCGCCAGGATTCCCTGCGCTGCGGCTTCTTCATAACCGGTTGTCCCATTAATCTGGCCCGCGAAGAATAGTCCCTGTATTGCCTTGGTTTCCAATGAGTGTTTCAGCCCGAGTGGGTCGAAAAAATCGTACTCTATTGCGTAGCCAGGCCGAGTAATGTGTGCATTTTCAAAGCCTTGTATAGACCGCACCAGCTCTACCTGTACATCGAAAGGCAAGCTGGTAGAGATGCCGTTGGGATAGATTTCATGGGTATTCAGCCCTTCCGGCTCAACGAAAATCTGGTGTGAATCCTTGCCGGAAAAACGCATGATCTTGTCTTCAATAGACGGACAATAGCGTGGCCCCACCCCCTCTATCACACCCGTGTAAAGCGGCGAGCGGTCCAGCCCGCCACGGATAATATCGTGAGTACGCAGATTGGTCTGAGTGATCCAGCATGGCAATTGGCGTGGATGCTGTGCGGAAGAGCCCAGGAAGGAAAATGCCGGCGCCGGGTCGTCGCCAGGTTGCTCCACCATCACCGAATAATCCAGACTGCGTCCATCGATACGCGGCGGCGTGCCCGTCTTAAAACGCTTCACTGGCAATTGAATCTCGCGCAACCGTTGCGCCAAGGTGATCGAAGGGGGGTCTCCGGCGCGCCCTGCCTGATAATTCGATTGTCCAACATGGACCAGGCCTGCCAGGAACGTGCCTGCCGTTAACACCACGGCCTTGGCCTGAAAACGCAAACCCAGCTGGGTAATCACGCCCATCACACGGTCTTGCTCAAGAATCAGGTCATCAACCGCCTGCTGGAACAGCCACAGATTGGGTTGACTCTCCAGTCGACCCCGAATCGCCTGCCGATACAGGACGCGGTCAGCCTGCGCGCGCGTTGCCCGCACCGCCGGCCCCTTGCTGGAATTGAGGATGCGAAACTGGATGCCCGCTTCATCTGTCGCTGCCGCCATGGCTCCGCCCAGAGCATCGACCTCCTTCACCAAATGACCCTTGCCAATACCGCCGATCGAGGGATTACACGACATTTGGCCGAGCGTTTCGATGTTATGCGTCAACAATAGCGTTTTCAGCCCCATGCGGGCGCTGGCTAGCGCGGCTTCCGTTCC
Proteins encoded:
- the rsmG gene encoding 16S rRNA (guanine(527)-N(7))-methyltransferase RsmG, giving the protein MSPEEKLVCGLEEMGLDLDPATQSRLLSYVELIQKWNQVYNLTAVRDPQKMVTQHLLDSLAVLPHIDGCRIIDVGTGPGLPGIPLALANPSLEVTLLDSNHKKTSFLRQACLELGLKNTTVVCERVEAWRPEEKYDVVISRAFSDLAEFVGLALHLCSNTGLMLAMKGVYPYEELTRLPATVVLQGVEPLKVPSLDAERHLVLLRPIKMEAMG
- the mnmG gene encoding tRNA uridine-5-carboxymethylaminomethyl(34) synthesis enzyme MnmG — protein: MLYPSQFDVIVIGGGHAGTEAALASARMGLKTLLLTHNIETLGQMSCNPSIGGIGKGHLVKEVDALGGAMAAATDEAGIQFRILNSSKGPAVRATRAQADRVLYRQAIRGRLESQPNLWLFQQAVDDLILEQDRVMGVITQLGLRFQAKAVVLTAGTFLAGLVHVGQSNYQAGRAGDPPSITLAQRLREIQLPVKRFKTGTPPRIDGRSLDYSVMVEQPGDDPAPAFSFLGSSAQHPRQLPCWITQTNLRTHDIIRGGLDRSPLYTGVIEGVGPRYCPSIEDKIMRFSGKDSHQIFVEPEGLNTHEIYPNGISTSLPFDVQVELVRSIQGFENAHITRPGYAIEYDFFDPLGLKHSLETKAIQGLFFAGQINGTTGYEEAAAQGILAGINAGLSAQGKEAWYPGRDQAYLGVMVDDLITRGVVEPYRMFTSRAEYRLMLREDNADLRLTEAGRLLGVVDDARWRCFVEKREAIAREQERLKSVWVNPKLLPQEDAERVLGKGIEREYSLLDLLRRPDVSYSDLMTLTGAGVGVGDSKVAEQIEIQAKYQGYIARQQEEVARHQHYEAMVLPLSLDYREVHGLSIEVQQKLNQHKPETLGQAGRISGVTPAAISVLLVYLKRSQKISDEKKSA